In Streptomyces sp. 840.1, one DNA window encodes the following:
- a CDS encoding anthranilate synthase component I, protein MDLDTFRKLAIDRRVIPVTRRLLADGDTPVGLYRKLAGERTGTFLLESAENGRTWSRYSFIGVRSAATLTARDGRAHWLGTPPVGVPVDGDPLQALRATIETLHTPHGQEAGLPPFTGGMVGYLGYDIVRRLEKIGESTGDDLKLPELTMLLTSDLAVLDHWAGSVLLIANAINHNDLATGVDEAYTDAVARLDAMERDLRRPVENAPAALPPSELPPYTALWGGKAYQDAVEDVKERIRAGEAFQVVPSQRFETPCTASALDVYRVLRATNPSPYMYLFRFDGFDVAGSSPEALVKVEDGHAMVHPIAGTRHRGATPQEDQALADELLADPKERAEHLMLVDLGRNDLGRVCEPGSVEVVDFMSVEKYSHVMHIVSTVTGRVAEGRTAFDVLTACFPAGTLSGAPKPRAMQIIEELEPSRRGLYGGCVGYLDFAGDSDTAIAIRTALLRDGTAYVQAGAGVVADSDPVAEDTECRNKAAAVLRAVHTANRLRGA, encoded by the coding sequence GCGGACGGCGACACGCCGGTCGGCCTCTACCGCAAGCTCGCGGGCGAGCGCACCGGCACCTTCCTCCTCGAATCCGCGGAGAACGGCCGCACCTGGTCGCGCTACTCCTTCATCGGCGTACGCAGCGCCGCCACGCTCACCGCCCGCGACGGCCGGGCCCACTGGCTGGGCACCCCGCCGGTCGGCGTCCCCGTCGACGGCGACCCGCTCCAGGCCCTGCGCGCCACCATCGAGACCCTGCACACCCCGCACGGCCAGGAGGCCGGACTGCCGCCCTTCACCGGCGGCATGGTCGGCTACCTCGGCTACGACATCGTGCGGCGGCTGGAGAAGATCGGCGAGAGCACGGGCGACGACCTGAAGCTCCCCGAGCTGACCATGCTGCTCACCTCCGACCTCGCCGTCCTCGACCACTGGGCCGGCAGCGTCCTGCTCATCGCCAACGCGATCAACCACAACGACCTGGCCACCGGCGTCGACGAGGCGTACACCGACGCGGTGGCCCGGCTCGACGCCATGGAGCGCGACCTGCGCCGCCCCGTCGAGAACGCCCCCGCCGCACTGCCGCCCTCCGAGCTCCCGCCCTACACCGCACTGTGGGGCGGCAAGGCCTACCAGGACGCCGTCGAGGACGTGAAGGAGCGGATCAGGGCCGGTGAGGCCTTCCAGGTCGTGCCCTCCCAGCGGTTCGAAACACCGTGCACGGCAAGCGCGCTGGACGTCTACCGGGTGCTGCGCGCCACCAACCCCTCGCCGTACATGTACCTCTTCCGGTTCGACGGCTTCGACGTCGCCGGCTCCAGCCCCGAGGCGCTCGTCAAGGTCGAGGACGGCCACGCGATGGTCCACCCGATCGCCGGCACCCGGCACCGAGGCGCCACCCCGCAGGAGGACCAGGCACTCGCCGACGAACTGCTGGCCGACCCCAAGGAACGCGCCGAGCACCTGATGCTCGTCGACCTCGGCCGCAACGACCTGGGGCGGGTCTGCGAGCCCGGCAGCGTCGAGGTCGTCGACTTCATGTCGGTCGAGAAGTACTCGCACGTGATGCACATCGTGTCCACCGTCACCGGCCGCGTCGCCGAGGGCCGCACCGCCTTCGACGTCCTCACCGCCTGCTTCCCGGCGGGCACCCTCTCCGGCGCCCCGAAGCCGCGCGCCATGCAGATCATCGAGGAGCTCGAACCCAGCCGCCGCGGCCTCTACGGGGGCTGCGTCGGCTACCTCGACTTCGCCGGGGACTCCGACACGGCCATCGCGATCCGCACCGCCCTGCTGCGCGACGGAACGGCGTACGTCCAGGCCGGCGCGGGCGTCGTCGCCGACTCCGACCCGGTCGCCGAGGACACCGAGTGCCGCAACAAGGCCGCGGCGGTGCTCCGCGCCGTCCACACGGCCAACCGCCTCCGCGGCGCGTGA
- a CDS encoding TIGR02234 family membrane protein yields the protein MGYVSAVPVPQPRAEAASAPDSAGSRRSLAAGLLLGAAGATVVLLASGQTWARGRASVGGGALPLSADGQDVTGVPAALAIVGLAALVAVFAVRSGGRLLVAGLLALSGFGAALSAFLGAADSAALDEQAAQSTGDSAATIGALSHTAWPYVTAAGGLLILLAGLLALRYGKRWPTMSGRYERDGTPRPRRTAPKAMDPDRPEDLWKALDRGEDPTREA from the coding sequence GTGGGGTATGTGAGCGCTGTCCCCGTACCCCAGCCCCGTGCCGAAGCCGCCTCCGCGCCCGACAGCGCGGGAAGCCGCCGGTCCCTGGCCGCCGGCCTGCTCCTCGGGGCCGCCGGCGCCACCGTCGTCCTGCTCGCCTCCGGGCAGACCTGGGCCCGGGGCCGGGCATCGGTCGGCGGCGGCGCCCTGCCCCTGAGCGCCGACGGACAGGACGTCACCGGCGTCCCGGCCGCCCTCGCCATCGTCGGCCTGGCCGCCCTCGTCGCCGTCTTCGCCGTCCGCAGCGGCGGCCGGCTGCTCGTCGCGGGACTGCTGGCCCTCAGCGGTTTCGGCGCCGCCCTGAGCGCCTTCCTCGGCGCGGCCGACAGTGCCGCGCTCGACGAGCAGGCCGCCCAGAGCACCGGCGACAGCGCCGCCACCATCGGCGCCCTCAGCCACACCGCCTGGCCCTACGTGACCGCGGCCGGCGGTCTGCTGATCCTGCTCGCCGGGCTGCTCGCCCTGCGCTACGGCAAGCGCTGGCCGACCATGTCGGGGCGCTACGAGCGCGACGGCACCCCGCGCCCCCGCAGGACGGCCCCCAAGGCCATGGATCCCGACCGGCCCGAGGACCTGTGGAAGGCCCTGGACCGCGGCGAGGACCCGACGCGCGAGGCATGA